The Arachis ipaensis cultivar K30076 chromosome B07, Araip1.1, whole genome shotgun sequence genomic interval NNNNNNNNNNNNNNNNNNNNNNNNNNNNNNNNNNNNNNNNNNNNNNNNNNNNNNNNNNNNNNNNNNNNNNNNNNNNNNNNNNNNNNNNNNNNNNNNNNNNNNNNNNNNNNNNNNNNNNNNNNNNNNNNNNNCTGGTAAATGAAGCAGGCAAACTCAAGCTTTGTATCGTTTAGGATAGTGTCtggaatatactaaaaattagctGTTTAAGATTGAATTGAAACCAAAGTGAACTCATCAAGATTGAGTTGCATTTCCTCTGGAGGATCAATTTTAGTTCAAGCTTGGCTTGTTTTGCAAACTGGTCAACCTCAAGTTCTTTGTCTGCATATAGATCTTCATCTACATAAAAATGATTCTCAAGGGTTTAATGAGAGAAATACAAGGGCCTTTCTCATTATAGGAAGAATTATTTGCATGGATGCGTTGATTTTCCTTTTAGGAAGCTATCCGTGATAAATTCCTGGATTTGTGATCATTCTGCAGCTTGCTTGCTTTTGGTGTAAAGCCCATAACATTTTTTCAGGGGTTTTTCTAAATAATTTGGTCAGAGATTGAAAAACTTTTGTTACACTGgtggttttctatttttttgctGTCTGTTTTCTGCTCTGCTTTTTGGTTTGAGACGATTCTCTATCCTTCTTTATTTCTGCAATTCTATCTGTCTTAAATCAATTTCTTCTATAAAAAATCTTTctgttcaaaataaaaaaaatattcggTCACACGGTTAACTTGTACTTCTCCAAGCACAACGTTGCAGGTTGTACAATCAATAAGTAATACAAAACTGACCGAACACTATTTGGCCAAAAGATTCGTAAAAGATTGACAAAATATAACATAACACTTAAATGCACAAATCACAAGGTCTGTATATATACCATTGAGTGGAAAATTTCTTAGCTGATTTCTTACCTTGAACTTCTGTCAACACATTCATATCACAGGTAATTTGGAATCTTATCAGCGGGTGTCATCTAAGCTTAAGCTTGGAACTTTTGAAGATGAATATACTGAAAATATTAGTGCAGTCTCAACTGCGTCTCAGCAAAATAGTGGGGAGGCAGATGCTGCTGCACAAGTGAAGAGTGGTGAGCAAAAGCTTTATGTAAATAACAGGTTTATGTAATTAAAAGGAAAGGACATTACTACGTTGTTCTTCTGAAACTTATTTCTGTTGTTAAcctctgctgtctgttgttaggAAGAATTCCTGTTCGGTTATATGTATGGACTGTCACTGAGGACTTTGATGATTTAGAAAGTGCACCTCAAATTGATAATTGGGACAAAATCTCTTACATCAATCGACCTGTTGAGATTCAGAAGGAAGATGGTAAGTGATGTTTTATTCTTTCCTTTCTTTGTCTCCCCGCGGGGGGTGGGGGCTGCTTCTATCAGATTCTGATCCATTCTGTTAGCTGTGCACACTCACAAATGGTGGAAGGCACAAAAATCAGCTATAGTTGAATGAAGTTGTAGTTGATGACAAAATGAAAGGTCGGGCACGTTAGAAAATGAAAATCTTATAATAAAGAGTCCTACTTGatataataacaaaatatataataataagacTTTTGAAGAACTTTAACTCATCATAAAGAACATCGGGGAGAAAAAACCCCTTGGACAAACAATCTAAAAATGGAAAAACCACAGCTGAGGATCAGCCTGCATGCTATATCCCCAATAATTGAGAAGGAAAAAAGTATAATATGAATTTAGAGGGAAAAAAAACTGGGTTAGCTAGGAGCTATATAAAACATCACAGACATGTAACCACAAAATGAATTGAAGACTAATTAGCTGAAACAGAAAACAATATCCCAGGAAAATTGGAAGATGTGTAGCAGAGTAAAATATGTTGTCATTGCTATTTAAATTTAAGCTGCATCTTTTCCTCTGGCTCTCAGTTATCCCTTCTGCACCTGTGTTGAGTGTCATACGCCACCCGAAAAGAATAAGACTGCACTTTTTAAAGTGACTTTACCCTGAGATTTTATGTCATATAACATTATGATCCCAATTCATCAACTTACAAATTATCACAGATATTTATTTGCAATCCTTCAACAGCAAATCCATTTTTGATGATCTGTTAACATTACAGCTGCTGTCATAAGTTCAGAATTATTTACATTCATCTTTCATGATTTCATATTATTGGTGAAAGATTTCTggttttagattttttatttcttaGTATGTTGGGAAGAGAGGGTGTTAAAGCAATGTCATGTTTATATCCCACTATTCTTAGGGGTAGCGATTCATCAGTTCAATTGCTACTCTACTAGTTCTTTTTAAATTTCTCATGATTAATAAATATCATTATGCTAGTATTACCGTCATTTCCATTTTCCTACGTTGTGATTGATGTCATGCATGTCTGTTATATCTATTTGGTGCAGGCAAATACTTCAGCTTAAATGATGCAATCAAATCCCTTCTTCCCGAGTATTTTCCAGGAAGTTCCTTCGACAATTTAGGAGATGCAAGCACCAAGCAAAGTGTAGGAGATGAGGGAGAAAATACATGTGATCCTGACTCATCTTCCCTTCCTCTCGAGAATGCCGAAATCAAGCTCGTGCGCATTCAAGGCATAGAACCATGTTTGGAGATACCCTTTTCTTGGGTAGTTAACAACTTAATGAACCCTGAGTATTTTCTTCACATCTGTGTTTGCTTGAAAGTTTCAGAAGCCAATGCCTTGCAATAGGTTTTGAATTTAGTTGTGCTAGGAAATATAATTACTGGAAAAATCAGAAAGTTACAATTCTTTTGTACATAATTGTACAGAACCAAATTATATTCATTTCACAATTCGTTTGGTTTTTTCTACTTGAAAGTGTAATATATGTTAACAGATAGTTCTTTTCCCTTTCCAATCAATGGTACTAGTCCCTGCATAAGACTATATTCCAATTCTTATATTTCCTTTCTTCCTATGAAACATAGCAAACACTTTGCTGAGTTGTTATGTCTATATTCAGATATATTTTGGACAGGACTTTCATTGACATTGGACCGACTATCTTTTGTATTCAACCATTTCTtaagaaatgaaaaataaaatatcctTTCCTGAATATACTTAGACACCTAAATATCATTATGTGTTGGcgtgtttagttttatttttgacttgtatttttaaaatgaatttaaaaatattatacatTATTATTTACTAGTCTCGTATCGTGTCCTGTGTCCGTACATCATAGCGTTCTTCCTTTCTATCActgaattggttgaaatttaAAAGGGCTACTCCACAAAATTTCGTTTTTATATTTGTTGTTGAGGATGCATGCTATTATATGTAAAATTATATTGGAGTGTGTTATTCCCAAACTATAATGACAGTAATCAATCCACTCGCTTGAAGCATTGCTTCATCCGACCattttatttgtttatctatTTCAACTTCTCTCAAATATTCCAACCTTT includes:
- the LOC107609589 gene encoding autophagy protein 5; this encodes MSGAATVSSSEAHKLVWEGSVPLLIHLHDSEVTTLPPPPPALVLAPRLGYLPLLISQLKPYFSTTLPPGVDTLWFEYRGLPLKWYIPTGVLFDLLCVEPERPWNLTVHFRGYPSNLLLPCEGEDSVKWSFINSLKEAAYVTKGNCKNVMNMSQSDQVELWRSVLNGNLESYQRVSSKLKLGTFEDEYTENISAVSTASQQNSGEADAAAQVKSGRIPVRLYVWTVTEDFDDLESAPQIDNWDKISYINRPVEIQKEDGKYFSLNDAIKSLLPEYFPGSSFDNLGDASTKQSVGDEGENTCDPDSSSLPLENAEIKLVRIQGIEPCLEIPFSWVVNNLMNPEYFLHICVCLKVSEANALQ